The following are from one region of the Cytobacillus firmus genome:
- the nadX gene encoding aspartate dehydrogenase: MLKAGIIGYGTLGKTIAELIEAGHAGNVELKSVLVRSYKGAEDADKHANALTSDEGDFFNEDLDIIIESAGHQALHKFGEKVLANGSHLVVLSVGALGDTGFYEKLKAVAKQHNRQIFVPSAAIAGLDRIAAGALGEIEEITLITRKHPRSWRGTIAEEKVDLHTLSEPFCIYEGNARESSRLFPQSVNVSAALSLAGVGFEATKVKVYADPTIQSNTHTIKAKGYFGEVEISVSNVPYEENPKSSPIVAMSVAKVLKNLTSSFVIGV; the protein is encoded by the coding sequence ATGCTTAAAGCTGGAATTATCGGTTATGGAACACTGGGGAAAACCATAGCGGAATTAATAGAAGCCGGCCATGCTGGTAACGTAGAGTTAAAGTCTGTGCTGGTTAGAAGTTATAAAGGTGCAGAGGATGCTGACAAACATGCAAACGCCCTTACGTCAGATGAAGGTGATTTTTTTAATGAAGATTTAGATATAATCATAGAGTCAGCAGGACATCAGGCATTGCATAAGTTCGGGGAGAAAGTGCTGGCAAATGGAAGCCATCTTGTGGTGCTTTCTGTTGGAGCATTAGGAGACACCGGTTTTTATGAAAAACTGAAGGCTGTGGCCAAACAGCATAACCGGCAGATCTTTGTCCCCTCTGCAGCTATAGCCGGCCTGGACCGGATTGCAGCGGGAGCATTGGGTGAGATTGAAGAAATCACCTTAATTACAAGAAAGCATCCCCGCAGCTGGAGAGGTACGATCGCGGAAGAAAAAGTGGATTTACATACACTGTCTGAACCATTCTGTATTTATGAAGGAAATGCCCGGGAGTCATCCAGGCTGTTTCCGCAGAGCGTGAATGTTTCAGCAGCCCTTAGCCTTGCAGGAGTCGGCTTTGAAGCAACAAAGGTGAAGGTGTATGCTGATCCGACTATCCAATCAAACACACATACCATCAAGGCTAAGGGTTATTTCGGCGAAGTGGAGATATCTGTTTCGAATGTTCCTTATGAGGAAAATCCAAAATCCAGTCCCATTGTCGCCATGAGTGTGGCTAAGGTTTTAAAAAATTTAACTTCATCATTTGTGATTGGAGTCTAA
- a CDS encoding GntR family transcriptional regulator, translated as MVNNWTEDNLISIRERVYLHIKDLILDGEFKAGDRLVERELAERLNISRTPIREALFRLESQGFVKTVPRKGVIVADISEKEIIEVFTILSSLEVLAAKLAVQKLDDEMESKFAGSIIKVKEYLNNPEEDVAELHRELNHLLYSSAKNVKLYEMLSGLSDYIRAFAKIGHKNPGRAKQSMEEHLKIMEAIVNKEMEMAEYLTKIHIENSKKAYIEAVQQSENKK; from the coding sequence ATGGTTAATAACTGGACGGAAGATAATCTGATCTCGATACGCGAGAGGGTTTATCTGCATATTAAGGATCTTATTTTGGACGGGGAATTTAAAGCGGGAGACCGGCTGGTTGAACGGGAACTTGCTGAGCGGTTAAATATCAGCAGGACGCCAATTCGCGAAGCGCTATTCCGCCTGGAATCACAAGGATTTGTTAAGACAGTTCCAAGAAAAGGTGTAATCGTTGCCGATATTTCTGAAAAGGAAATTATCGAAGTGTTTACCATTTTATCATCACTTGAAGTACTGGCAGCAAAATTAGCCGTCCAGAAGCTGGATGATGAAATGGAAAGCAAGTTCGCAGGAAGCATAATAAAGGTCAAGGAATACCTTAATAATCCTGAAGAGGATGTTGCTGAATTACATAGGGAGCTCAACCATCTCCTATATAGCTCCGCCAAAAATGTGAAGCTATATGAGATGCTGAGCGGGTTATCCGATTATATTCGAGCATTTGCCAAAATCGGGCATAAAAATCCCGGCAGGGCAAAGCAGTCCATGGAGGAGCATTTAAAAATCATGGAAGCCATTGTCAACAAAGAAATGGAAATGGCTGAATACCTGACCAAAATACATATTGAAAATTCAAAAAAAGCATACATTGAAGCTGTTCAGCAGAGTGAAAATAAAAAATAA
- the yyaC gene encoding spore protease YyaC, which produces MWPFSSGKKTNKIVDAASYISIKETTEEAEIEKMVSKLEQIFYSSSREIVILCIGSDRSTGDSLGPLTGKILKEKNIQYPVYGTLKDPVHALNIKTVLKGIKETHHDPFIFGIDACLGDERQIGYILIREGSFIPGNAVNRVLPSVGDYHLKAIVNTLDPLTPVHSLNSTRLYMVLKLAEIIAEIISRVAANDRTSRGEIEKMNVP; this is translated from the coding sequence ATGTGGCCATTTTCATCAGGTAAAAAGACCAATAAAATCGTTGATGCAGCAAGCTATATTTCCATTAAAGAAACAACGGAAGAGGCGGAAATTGAAAAAATGGTATCAAAGCTGGAACAGATTTTTTACAGCTCATCCAGGGAAATCGTTATTTTGTGCATTGGGTCGGACCGCTCAACTGGAGACTCTCTTGGGCCACTCACAGGAAAGATCCTCAAAGAAAAGAACATCCAGTATCCAGTATATGGGACTCTAAAGGACCCTGTTCACGCATTAAATATCAAAACGGTTCTTAAAGGAATAAAGGAAACGCATCATGATCCTTTTATATTTGGCATAGACGCCTGCCTCGGGGACGAAAGGCAAATCGGCTATATTTTAATCAGAGAAGGATCGTTTATTCCTGGCAATGCAGTGAATCGGGTTCTGCCAAGTGTGGGTGATTATCATTTGAAGGCGATTGTAAATACTCTGGATCCATTAACACCTGTACACTCCTTAAATAGCACGAGATTATATATGGTTTTAAAACTGGCTGAAATCATTGCGGAGATTATTTCGCGTGTAGCGGCTAACGATCGGACTTCCAGAGGAGAGATAGAAAAAATGAATGTGCCGTAA
- a CDS encoding DMT family transporter: MLTLATATWGSAFIAGKFAVQSFEPATVAFLRFLGAAILLYPLMWIMEKDRQRPNLKDHGLFALLGLTGITLYNICFFLATKHAPVIKSSLFIASNPVLIVLLSGLFLKEKITKNHVIGMAVALTGVVFIITDGHLLTLFQYGFEPIDFVLLGAVVSWAIYSVVGKVVLKKFSSVESTTYAVAYGTLFLLPFASAETTWMDIQQASFTTWAAIAHMSIFVTVVSFVMYYNGIKEIGAAKASIFINVMPVSAVIMATVFLGETFTIAHGIGAAFVLTGVYIGTNAKMFQRKMNKRTIKNKTA, encoded by the coding sequence ATGCTGACTTTGGCTACTGCCACATGGGGCAGCGCATTTATTGCCGGCAAGTTTGCTGTTCAAAGCTTTGAACCTGCAACTGTTGCTTTTTTGAGGTTTTTGGGAGCTGCCATCCTGCTTTATCCACTCATGTGGATTATGGAGAAAGATCGGCAACGGCCAAATTTAAAAGATCATGGACTATTTGCTCTGTTGGGCCTGACTGGAATTACACTGTATAATATTTGTTTCTTTCTGGCCACAAAACACGCACCCGTGATTAAAAGCTCATTATTTATTGCATCAAACCCGGTTCTTATTGTCCTTTTATCTGGACTATTTCTTAAAGAAAAAATTACGAAAAATCATGTCATTGGAATGGCAGTTGCTTTGACAGGTGTAGTGTTTATTATTACAGATGGCCATCTGCTCACGCTTTTCCAATATGGCTTTGAACCAATTGATTTCGTATTGCTTGGCGCTGTCGTAAGCTGGGCCATTTATAGTGTTGTGGGGAAAGTGGTATTAAAAAAATTCAGCTCAGTGGAATCGACCACATATGCAGTTGCCTATGGTACCTTATTTCTATTGCCGTTTGCTTCTGCTGAAACAACGTGGATGGACATCCAGCAAGCCAGCTTTACAACCTGGGCAGCTATCGCTCATATGAGTATCTTTGTTACCGTTGTTTCTTTTGTCATGTATTATAACGGGATTAAAGAGATCGGAGCAGCCAAGGCTTCTATTTTTATTAATGTGATGCCGGTGTCAGCTGTTATCATGGCTACAGTCTTTTTAGGTGAAACGTTCACCATTGCGCATGGAATAGGCGCAGCCTTTGTTCTTACGGGGGTATATATAGGAACAAATGCGAAAATGTTTCAAAGAAAGATGAATAAACGGACCATTAAGAATAAGACTGCATAG
- a CDS encoding helix-turn-helix domain-containing protein has protein sequence MIIGKIIKFYREKAGLTQGQLGEGICSVTHLSKIERGITEYSGEITHLLARRLGIDPEEEIIRYHQLAKRLNEWHESMIMQRIQESEQIKKELQDEKQIHMPDFQTLYRLLSARYYLSVSDLVSASEVISDLNKASAALSPHDANLLKHIQGIYYFLTGQYRDCISCLASIDRDHYSYEEYYYHLAIAYHSIHSNITAYYYGKKALQYFQRTLNILRIIDTEMLLIVQLNAKELHDFNETKEKYEQLIKLCDACNSGDRKSKLFHNLAFEYFRRKKYRESAGLYEEALKLTAENAPHYLTALDGYIHTCYKGKLQSRNALIKLAEEGMERAKETDSYTWIYFQLHLYLLKKEEKLYYQFIEGTALPYFKKIGYGILIDHYEKKLFHFYSEKGEAQKAIELARSFIQKQKSYYDHE, from the coding sequence ATGATCATTGGGAAAATTATTAAGTTTTACCGGGAGAAAGCAGGACTGACACAGGGCCAGCTGGGGGAAGGAATCTGTTCCGTTACTCATTTAAGTAAAATCGAACGGGGAATTACCGAATACTCCGGAGAAATTACACATCTCCTGGCCAGGAGGCTAGGCATTGATCCCGAAGAGGAAATAATTCGATATCATCAGCTTGCCAAGAGGCTTAATGAATGGCATGAGAGCATGATAATGCAGCGAATACAGGAATCTGAACAGATAAAAAAAGAACTGCAGGATGAAAAACAAATTCATATGCCTGACTTTCAGACACTATATCGCCTGCTTTCTGCCAGATACTATTTATCTGTGAGTGATTTGGTTTCGGCATCAGAAGTAATTTCGGATCTTAATAAAGCTTCTGCTGCCTTGTCACCTCATGATGCTAATCTGCTGAAGCATATCCAGGGCATTTATTACTTTCTTACAGGGCAATACCGTGACTGTATCAGCTGTTTAGCTTCCATTGACAGAGATCATTATAGCTACGAAGAATACTATTACCATTTAGCGATTGCTTATCATTCCATCCATTCAAATATTACAGCCTATTATTATGGAAAAAAGGCGCTTCAATATTTTCAAAGAACCTTAAACATCCTCCGAATTATCGATACAGAAATGCTCCTGATTGTCCAGCTGAATGCGAAGGAGCTTCATGATTTTAATGAAACAAAGGAAAAATATGAACAATTAATTAAGCTTTGTGATGCATGTAATTCTGGTGACCGAAAATCCAAGCTTTTTCATAATCTGGCATTTGAATATTTTCGCCGGAAGAAATACCGGGAATCTGCAGGTCTCTATGAGGAAGCACTAAAGCTAACGGCAGAAAACGCCCCTCACTATTTAACTGCTCTGGATGGATATATACATACCTGCTACAAAGGGAAACTTCAGTCCCGTAATGCGTTAATAAAATTGGCTGAAGAAGGAATGGAGAGAGCAAAAGAAACAGATTCATATACCTGGATTTATTTTCAGCTCCATCTTTATTTATTAAAAAAAGAAGAAAAGCTATACTATCAATTTATTGAGGGAACAGCATTGCCGTATTTTAAAAAAATCGGCTACGGCATTTTAATAGACCATTATGAGAAAAAGCTATTCCACTTTTACTCAGAAAAAGGCGAGGCTCAAAAAGCAATTGAACTGGCCCGGTCGTTTATACAAAAACAAAAAAGCTATTATGATCATGAGTAG
- a CDS encoding S8 family serine peptidase, with protein MKSRNNLLKGALAASLLFTASIPFNVLAQKPEITVDEAEKILSSLSKEQRDALEQLEVGPGFVISPEVNTSTPELVEVIVEFNQPPAKVELKKEALKGKKTSLQAAKEKVDKSHNEFKTHVIKLKSKKGSLLYDASKIEVKREYKNAFNGVSMTLPGIAVDELLQSGAVKRIWSNAQVQLDLPSVKESKVKPKMADSIPQIGVDNLHDEGITGKGIKVGVLDTGIDYTHPDLTGSYKGYRTENGQDPKTVDPGTVKGWDFINNDADPMEATYNDWETSNQPEFDYRGAAYYTSHGTHVSGTIAAQKENAVDYAVRGVAPDVDLYAYRVLGPYGSGTTDGVLAGIDKAVEDGMDVINLSLGASVNDPLYPTSVAINNAMLSGVVSVVAAGNAGPNEKTLGAPGTSAFGITVGASDASISIPAFKASAAEKVFESMKLLAKNFTDDLKALEGKSYPIEFTGLGTPQDFTGNNLTGKIALIERGELTFEEKVKNAKNAGAAAVIIFNNTEGEIPAYIGESTKYIPTFQLSKSDGEYLKGNPGASVAFDQLLEVKTEGDTLADFSSRGPVNSNYDIKPDLVAPGVSIFSTYPEFMNHPEDGQDYTSAYARLNGTSMATPHIAGVAALMLQDNPNLDPFDVKTALMNTSDDLKKDYSVYEVGAGRVDAYQAVHSNVSFKVLDKTEHVENGEYVEADEITGSISYGNHYLDSADIKDSRTLQVTNKNGQDQSYDVTVEYHSARNGVQDGVKNNIKVDLPESFTIGAGKTEQLQAAITIPQTAEIGRYEGYIHVVNQDNPKERYQIPFAIRVTDKGIDFAEPLQPSITTDTPMHQYYSPGTHFVFKFKSPMETFDLIVKNAKTGKAVGIVGSYDASAAMPDKEYLIYFGHRGLVYPFTGNKKQPIADYMQKLPEGEYVLDLISRDAEGKTYHHESVGIVDNTPPEVDLDIEPGVIEINDSMLTTEDGHHAFWVHGMVTDKTVDLLQSKGMDYTQKTNIAAYYESEIPFISGFLPLDDDGATKFGVIPEEYETAPYQLRLFPWDMATAANMFKSPRYVFMKEGTEHAASRFNKNSVKLNDEITMTLDLNNVKNFISGSYEIQPHLDFFELQEVKVNPELQKFADQNGIEIKIDEPVVSKSTVKVGASLLKAGFEGISGDMPFLDVTFKMVDDTNFTRFTSFGLKELSYQKQGQSKAENIPAYSLNHFEFTSTHSRISGNIAPEAFLTPGGWIDSKYDFTKLKTKVYAKAADGKIYEGSMDSRGLFEVIVPADKKAYTVYVEVPGHMAEYKNVMASIEKEGEQQGLYVRINPEDNLAGDVTQDQIVDIRDLKEAVDHYGEENPKNVHLDMNQDGLVDETDVRWIEKNFLTKGSLAGKGNQPKDRIGKKGLTDFLKMIGLEPKEK; from the coding sequence ATGAAGTCACGCAATAATCTATTAAAAGGAGCTTTGGCTGCAAGTTTATTATTTACTGCTTCCATTCCATTTAATGTGCTTGCTCAGAAGCCGGAGATCACGGTGGACGAAGCGGAAAAAATTTTAAGCAGCCTCTCTAAAGAACAAAGGGATGCTTTAGAACAGCTAGAGGTTGGACCTGGATTTGTTATTTCTCCTGAAGTAAATACATCCACTCCCGAGTTGGTCGAAGTCATTGTTGAATTTAACCAGCCTCCTGCAAAGGTTGAGCTAAAGAAAGAAGCTTTAAAAGGCAAAAAAACGTCTCTTCAAGCAGCTAAAGAAAAAGTTGACAAATCCCACAACGAATTCAAAACCCATGTTATCAAGCTGAAATCTAAGAAAGGCAGTTTACTGTATGACGCAAGTAAAATTGAAGTAAAACGCGAATACAAGAATGCCTTTAATGGTGTTTCCATGACACTGCCGGGTATAGCTGTTGATGAACTCCTGCAATCAGGTGCTGTAAAAAGAATCTGGAGCAATGCCCAAGTCCAGTTGGATCTCCCTTCAGTAAAGGAATCCAAAGTGAAGCCAAAGATGGCAGACAGCATTCCGCAAATCGGAGTAGACAATCTTCATGACGAGGGGATTACCGGGAAGGGCATCAAGGTCGGAGTTCTGGATACAGGGATTGATTATACACACCCTGACTTAACAGGTTCTTACAAAGGGTACCGTACAGAAAATGGACAAGATCCTAAAACCGTTGATCCGGGCACTGTCAAAGGCTGGGACTTTATCAATAATGATGCTGATCCAATGGAAGCAACTTACAATGATTGGGAAACATCCAATCAGCCTGAATTTGATTACAGAGGGGCCGCCTACTATACTTCTCACGGTACGCATGTATCAGGGACCATTGCTGCCCAAAAAGAAAATGCAGTCGACTATGCTGTCAGGGGAGTAGCACCTGATGTTGATCTGTATGCCTACCGGGTTCTAGGGCCATATGGATCCGGCACGACAGACGGGGTGCTGGCCGGTATTGATAAAGCAGTAGAAGATGGCATGGATGTAATCAATCTATCACTTGGAGCGAGCGTAAATGATCCTTTATATCCTACTTCGGTTGCAATTAATAACGCTATGCTTTCCGGAGTCGTTTCCGTTGTAGCAGCAGGAAATGCGGGACCAAATGAAAAAACGCTTGGTGCACCTGGTACGAGTGCATTCGGAATTACGGTAGGAGCAAGTGATGCCTCCATATCCATTCCAGCTTTTAAAGCTAGCGCAGCTGAGAAGGTCTTTGAATCTATGAAATTATTAGCCAAAAACTTCACGGATGATTTAAAAGCACTAGAAGGGAAATCATATCCAATTGAGTTTACTGGTCTGGGCACGCCGCAAGACTTCACTGGAAATAATCTTACAGGAAAAATTGCCTTAATTGAACGCGGAGAGCTGACATTTGAGGAAAAAGTGAAAAATGCCAAAAATGCCGGTGCAGCAGCTGTTATTATTTTTAATAATACGGAGGGCGAAATTCCAGCCTATATAGGTGAGAGCACCAAGTATATTCCGACATTCCAGCTTTCAAAGTCGGATGGGGAATATTTAAAAGGCAATCCGGGAGCTTCTGTAGCATTTGACCAGCTTTTAGAGGTTAAGACGGAAGGAGACACTCTTGCCGATTTCAGTTCAAGAGGCCCTGTGAATAGCAACTACGATATAAAGCCTGACCTCGTGGCACCAGGGGTTTCTATTTTCTCCACCTATCCGGAGTTTATGAACCATCCAGAAGATGGCCAGGATTACACATCTGCCTATGCACGCCTGAATGGTACGTCCATGGCCACTCCTCATATAGCAGGCGTGGCGGCACTTATGCTTCAGGATAATCCGAATCTTGATCCATTCGATGTGAAAACAGCATTAATGAATACGTCAGATGATTTAAAAAAGGACTACTCCGTGTATGAAGTTGGTGCCGGCCGTGTGGATGCCTATCAGGCAGTTCATTCTAACGTTTCATTTAAGGTGCTAGATAAAACAGAGCATGTTGAAAACGGAGAGTACGTGGAGGCTGATGAAATCACGGGTTCCATCAGCTATGGAAACCACTATTTGGACAGTGCTGATATAAAGGATAGCCGTACACTTCAAGTGACAAACAAGAACGGACAGGACCAATCCTATGATGTAACAGTGGAATATCATTCAGCCCGGAACGGTGTGCAGGATGGAGTAAAAAATAATATTAAAGTAGACCTTCCAGAATCGTTTACAATAGGAGCGGGAAAAACGGAACAATTACAAGCAGCGATTACAATTCCGCAAACAGCTGAAATCGGGCGTTATGAAGGATATATTCATGTGGTGAATCAGGATAATCCAAAAGAACGCTATCAAATTCCATTTGCGATCCGGGTGACGGATAAAGGCATCGATTTTGCAGAACCGCTCCAGCCATCTATTACGACTGATACACCAATGCACCAATACTATTCGCCTGGTACGCACTTTGTCTTTAAATTTAAAAGCCCGATGGAGACATTCGATTTAATTGTAAAAAATGCAAAAACAGGCAAGGCTGTTGGAATTGTAGGAAGCTATGATGCCAGTGCGGCCATGCCTGATAAAGAATATCTCATATACTTTGGCCACAGAGGACTTGTTTATCCATTCACAGGGAATAAGAAACAGCCGATTGCTGATTACATGCAAAAGCTGCCGGAAGGTGAATATGTCCTTGATTTAATCAGCCGGGATGCAGAGGGAAAGACCTATCATCATGAAAGTGTAGGCATTGTAGACAATACACCGCCGGAAGTGGATCTCGACATTGAACCGGGTGTGATTGAAATAAATGATAGCATGTTAACAACTGAAGATGGCCACCATGCATTCTGGGTTCATGGAATGGTGACCGATAAAACAGTTGACCTATTGCAGTCAAAAGGGATGGATTATACCCAAAAAACCAATATAGCTGCTTATTATGAAAGTGAAATACCATTTATCAGCGGATTCCTGCCGCTGGATGACGATGGCGCAACGAAGTTCGGTGTGATTCCGGAAGAATATGAAACGGCTCCTTACCAATTAAGGCTATTCCCATGGGATATGGCAACAGCAGCCAATATGTTTAAATCTCCCCGGTATGTGTTTATGAAGGAAGGCACTGAACATGCAGCCAGCCGTTTTAATAAAAACAGTGTGAAGCTGAATGATGAAATTACCATGACTCTCGATTTAAATAATGTAAAGAACTTTATCTCAGGTTCATATGAGATTCAACCTCATCTGGATTTCTTTGAGCTGCAGGAAGTAAAAGTAAATCCAGAGCTTCAGAAATTTGCAGATCAAAATGGAATTGAAATAAAAATAGATGAGCCAGTTGTCTCAAAATCTACTGTGAAAGTCGGAGCATCTCTTTTAAAAGCAGGCTTTGAAGGAATCAGTGGAGATATGCCATTCCTTGATGTTACTTTTAAAATGGTGGACGACACTAATTTCACAAGGTTTACCTCCTTTGGATTAAAGGAACTTTCTTATCAGAAGCAAGGTCAGTCAAAAGCAGAAAACATTCCGGCTTACAGCTTAAACCATTTTGAATTTACTTCAACTCACTCACGTATTTCAGGTAATATAGCTCCGGAAGCTTTCTTAACTCCCGGAGGGTGGATTGACAGCAAATATGATTTTACCAAGCTTAAGACGAAGGTTTATGCTAAAGCTGCAGATGGAAAAATCTATGAAGGGTCAATGGACAGCAGGGGGCTGTTTGAGGTCATTGTGCCAGCAGATAAAAAAGCCTATACGGTCTATGTAGAGGTTCCTGGCCATATGGCTGAGTATAAAAATGTAATGGCAAGCATCGAAAAAGAGGGAGAGCAGCAAGGCCTGTATGTAAGAATTAATCCTGAAGATAACCTTGCAGGGGATGTTACACAGGATCAGATTGTTGATATCCGGGATCTGAAAGAAGCTGTTGATCATTATGGAGAAGAAAACCCTAAAAATGTTCATCTGGATATGAACCAGGATGGTTTAGTCGATGAAACAGATGTCAGATGGATTGAAAAGAATTTCTTAACGAAAGGTTCATTAGCAGGAAAAGGAAATCAGCCGAAAGACAGGATTGGAAAGAAAGGGCTTACGGATTTCTTAAAGATGATTGGTTTGGAGCCGAAAGAAAAATAA